From a single Labrus bergylta chromosome 14, fLabBer1.1, whole genome shotgun sequence genomic region:
- the bckdk gene encoding 3-methyl-2-oxobutanoate dehydrogenase [lipoamide] kinase, mitochondrial, translating to MSSLQLSPPLANPHKALPVPSLHCTQIRAFVPITKRPQWPRSKPPFNSDLVRGTGQPRARLEMRPGLASIAAEMLSGATGVARPRLGSLLRSPLTKTPPPMSSTGSHRFRSTSSLQGFSEMARERSKTVTSFYNQSAIDVSAEKASVRLTLATLLYSGKSPDGHHILSSAKYLHKELPVRIAHRIKGFRSLPFIIGCNPTILQVHELYIRAYHMLSDFPPIKDQDEEARFCKLVQQLLDDHKDVVTMLAQGFRECRRHAQDETILRSFLDTTLCSRLGIRMLATHHLALHEDNPDFVGMICRRLSPKKIIEKWVDFARRLCEHQYGNSPRVRINGHVAARFPFIPLPLDYILPELLKNAMRATMESHLDTPYNVPDVIVTIANNDIDFVIRISDRGGGIPHNIIDKVMDYHYSTAEESAQDPRMSNLFNNITNSGNQSSPMHGFGFGLPTSRAYAEYLGGSLSVQSMQGIGTDVYLRLRHIDGKGESFRV from the exons ATGTCGTCACTACAGCTCTCTCCACCACTGGCCAATCCGCACAAAGCCCTCCCGGTACCCTCTCTCCACTGTACTCAGATACGTGCCTTTGTGCCCATTACGAAGCGACCCCAATGGCCTCGTAGCAAACCCCCCTTCAATTCAGATTTGGTACGGGGAACAGGTCAGCCCAGAGCTCGTCTCGAAATGCGTCCGGGACTGGCGAGTATAGCGGCGGAGATGCTGAGCGGGGCTACCGGCGTGGCCAGGCCGAGGCTCGGCAGCCTCCTGCGGTCCCCCCTCACCAAAACACCGCCGCCGATGTCAAGCACGGGGAGCCACAGATTTCGGTCCACGTCGTCGCTGCAGGGGTTTTCGGAGATGGCCAGAGAGCGGTCAAAGACTGTCACGTCGTTTTACAACCAGTCGGCTATCGACGTTTCCGCGGAAAAG GCCTCAGTGCGACTGACCTTAGCAACCCTGCTGTATTCTGGGAAGTCTCCGGATGGACACCACATCTTG aGCAGTGCCAAGTACCTACACAAGGAGCTGCCTGTAAGAATCGCCCACCGCATCAAGGGTTTCCGTAGTTTACCCTTCATCATTGGTTGCAACCCGACCATTCTGCAAGTG CACGAGTTGTACATCAGAGCCTACCACATGCTCAGCGACTTTCCCCCG ATCAAGGATCAGGATGAGGAGGCTCGCTTCTGTAAGCTGGTGCAGCAGCTTCTGGATGACCACAAAGACGTGGTCACCATGCTGGCCCAGGGCTTCAGGGAGTGCCGCAGACACGCCCAG GATGAGACGATCCTCCGAAGCTTCCTGGATACGACGCTGTGCTCTCGTCTGGGGATCCGCATGTTGGCCACGCACCACCTCGCCCTCCATGAAGACAAT CCTGACTTTGTCGGGATGATATGCAGACGTCTGTCTCCTAAAAAAATCATCGAGAAGTGGGTGGACTTTGCGAG GCGTCTGTGTGAACACCAGTACGGTAACTCGCCCAGGGTGAGGATCAACGGACACGTAGCAGCTCGTTTCCCCTTCATCCCTCTGCCGCTGGATTACATCCTGCCCGAGCTGCTCAAGAACGCCATGAG GGCCACAATGGAAAGCCATCTGGACACCCCCTACAATGTGCCCGATGTGATCGTCACCATTGCAAATAACGACATTGATTTTGTCATTAG GATTTCAGACCGTGGTGGCGGCATCCCTCACAATATTATAGACAAGGTGATGGACTATCACTACAGCACGGCTGAGGAGAGCGCACAGGACCCCCGCATGAGCAACCTCTTCAACAACATTACCAACAGTGGAAACCAGTCCAGCCCCATGCACGG GTTCGGTTTCGGTTTGCCCACATCCCGGGCGTACGCCGAGTACCTGGGCGGCTCTCTGTCCGTACAGTCAATGCAGGGCATCGGCACAGACGTCTACCTGCGTCTACGCCACATCGACGGGAAAGGAGAGAGCTTCAGAGTCTAA